The following proteins come from a genomic window of Phnomibacter ginsenosidimutans:
- a CDS encoding glycosyltransferase family protein: protein MKIFYAVQATGNGHISRATQLLPYLQQHGEVDVFLSGANATLPAQLPVRYSSKGMSLFYSACGGLNYKKMWRENSLFRATREAKDLPLEQYDVILNDFDFITARACKIKGLPSVQFGHQASFMSAQTPRPAQRSLMGELILKQYAPATHYVGLHFQQYDSFILPPVIKQEFLQAEPLDNGHVTVYLPAYEQHCLEEHFRHHPGVHFHWFLKGIQQIERVGNITFFRWINCCSTRV, encoded by the coding sequence ATGAAAATATTTTATGCCGTACAAGCCACGGGCAACGGCCACATTAGCCGGGCCACACAATTGCTGCCTTATCTGCAACAACATGGTGAGGTAGATGTGTTTTTGAGTGGCGCCAATGCAACGCTTCCGGCACAACTGCCTGTGCGATACAGCAGCAAAGGCATGAGTTTGTTTTACAGTGCCTGTGGTGGTTTGAATTATAAAAAAATGTGGCGGGAAAACAGTTTGTTCAGGGCTACCCGCGAAGCCAAAGACCTACCGTTGGAGCAGTACGATGTCATCCTGAACGACTTTGATTTCATCACTGCCAGGGCATGCAAAATCAAAGGCTTGCCTTCGGTGCAATTTGGACATCAGGCCAGTTTTATGAGTGCACAAACGCCACGCCCTGCGCAGCGCAGCCTCATGGGCGAACTCATTTTAAAACAGTACGCACCGGCTACCCATTATGTGGGCTTGCATTTTCAGCAATACGATTCTTTTATTCTGCCGCCTGTTATCAAACAAGAATTTTTACAGGCTGAACCGTTGGATAACGGGCATGTAACCGTGTACTTGCCGGCCTACGAGCAGCATTGTTTAGAAGAACATTTTCGCCACCATCCGGGTGTACATTTTCATTGGTTTCTGAAAGGCATTCAGCAGATTGAACGTGTCGGCAACATCACTTTTTTCCGGTGGATCAACTGCTGTTCAACAAGAGTTTGA
- a CDS encoding glycosyltransferase family protein, which yields MDQLLFNKSLIHCHGLITGGGFETPAEALYLGKRLLSIPIRGQYEQRCNAAALQQMGVQVLDDADTPHFHQDIANWLQQSQPVIAQQANNIAQTVEHVLALALQQQPMMVA from the coding sequence GTGGATCAACTGCTGTTCAACAAGAGTTTGATTCATTGCCACGGGCTCATTACCGGTGGTGGTTTTGAAACACCAGCAGAAGCTTTGTATCTCGGCAAACGTTTGCTCAGCATTCCCATTCGTGGGCAGTATGAGCAACGCTGTAATGCAGCAGCACTGCAGCAAATGGGTGTACAAGTGTTGGACGATGCTGACACGCCACATTTTCATCAGGACATAGCCAACTGGTTGCAACAATCACAGCCTGTGATTGCGCAGCAAGCCAATAACATAGCACAGACAGTGGAGCATGTATTGGCGCTGGCACTACAGCAGCAACCCATGATGGTAGCTTAG
- a CDS encoding flavin reductase family protein encodes MKIIPGEVPVMQLHQYMVGAVSPRPICFASTVDKDGNVNLSPYSFFNMFGSNPATLIFGATRRLRNNTNKNTLENVLETNEVVINVVNYNMVQQMSLSSCEYPKGVDEFVKAGFTKLPSEKVKPPRVAESPVQMECRVKQVIETGSEGGAGNLIICEILVMHINDAVLNEQQQIDPHKIDLVARMGGDYYCRASGDAVFAVPKPNTALGIGIDQLPESIRSSNILTGNHLGMLANVQQLPEADPAFTDDTCKNIVQYYASNPEEMEKECHRYAAQLLQQGLVDKAWQVLLLTL; translated from the coding sequence ATGAAAATTATACCCGGTGAAGTTCCAGTAATGCAATTGCATCAATACATGGTGGGTGCTGTATCGCCACGCCCTATTTGTTTTGCCAGCACGGTAGACAAGGACGGTAACGTGAACCTTAGCCCGTATAGTTTCTTCAATATGTTTGGCAGCAATCCGGCTACGTTAATTTTTGGTGCTACCCGCAGACTGCGCAACAATACCAATAAAAACACCTTGGAAAATGTGCTTGAAACAAACGAGGTAGTGATTAATGTGGTGAACTACAACATGGTGCAGCAAATGAGCCTGAGCAGTTGCGAGTATCCAAAGGGTGTAGATGAATTTGTAAAAGCAGGTTTTACCAAACTGCCCTCGGAAAAAGTGAAACCACCACGGGTAGCAGAAAGCCCGGTGCAAATGGAATGCCGGGTAAAGCAAGTGATTGAGACCGGCAGCGAAGGTGGTGCCGGCAACCTCATCATCTGCGAAATACTGGTGATGCACATCAACGATGCCGTGCTGAATGAACAACAACAAATAGACCCGCATAAAATAGATTTGGTGGCCCGCATGGGTGGCGATTATTACTGCCGTGCCAGTGGCGATGCCGTGTTTGCTGTACCCAAGCCCAACACCGCTTTGGGCATTGGCATCGATCAACTACCTGAGAGCATCCGCAGCAGCAACATACTTACCGGCAACCACTTGGGCATGCTGGCCAATGTGCAGCAACTACCCGAAGCCGATCCGGCTTTTACCGATGATACCTGCAAAAACATTGTGCAGTATTATGCCAGCAATCCGGAGGAGATGGAAAAAGAGTGTCATCGCTATGCGGCACAATTGCTGCAGCAAGGCTTGGTAGACAAAGCCTGGCAGGTGCTGCTACTCACGTTGTAA
- a CDS encoding amidohydrolase family protein — translation MQYQRFTADVVFTGEAVLTQHAVIANAQGTIIDVVPLEQAGSEVQQFNGLLCPGFVNAHCHLELSHMLGRIPAHTGMVDFLLQVMFNRQADAELIQYAMHNAAEQMLGHGIVAVGDICNTANSAAIKQHSSIYWHSLVEISGFVPAAALQRFEQGIAVMQALQQHQSAAQMSVVPHAPYSVSGKLYELIAQQTQTVVSMHNQESVAEEMLLTQGNGDLLRLYEAIGVNIDFFTPKGNSSLQHVADWLPQQGNLLLVHNCHSTADDIALMQQRQQAVYWCFCPRANQYIGNPLPNVPLFIEKDTRICLGTDSLASNHSLSILAEMQTLQAAFPQLQLAQLLQWATYNGAAALGIQQQYGQLKPGMKPGLLLLENVGANGDISHSSIQRLC, via the coding sequence ATGCAATACCAGCGTTTTACTGCCGATGTCGTTTTTACCGGTGAAGCCGTGCTTACCCAACACGCCGTTATTGCCAATGCACAAGGCACCATTATTGACGTAGTGCCGCTGGAGCAGGCCGGCAGCGAGGTACAACAGTTCAACGGTTTGCTTTGTCCCGGTTTTGTAAATGCGCATTGCCACCTCGAACTCAGCCACATGCTGGGGCGCATACCGGCGCATACCGGCATGGTCGATTTTTTGCTGCAGGTCATGTTTAACCGGCAAGCCGATGCAGAGCTCATACAATACGCCATGCACAATGCGGCCGAGCAAATGCTGGGGCATGGCATCGTGGCCGTGGGCGACATTTGTAATACCGCCAACAGTGCCGCCATCAAACAACACAGTTCTATCTATTGGCACAGCCTGGTAGAAATATCTGGCTTTGTGCCGGCGGCGGCATTGCAACGTTTTGAGCAAGGCATCGCCGTGATGCAGGCACTGCAGCAACACCAGTCCGCTGCGCAAATGAGTGTGGTACCACATGCACCCTATTCTGTATCGGGCAAGTTGTACGAGTTGATTGCACAACAAACACAAACGGTGGTGAGCATGCACAATCAGGAAAGTGTGGCGGAAGAAATGTTGCTCACCCAAGGCAATGGAGATCTCTTGCGTTTGTATGAAGCCATTGGCGTCAACATTGATTTTTTTACACCAAAAGGCAACAGCAGTTTGCAGCATGTAGCCGATTGGTTGCCGCAGCAGGGCAACCTGTTGCTGGTACATAATTGCCACAGCACCGCCGATGATATTGCACTCATGCAACAACGGCAACAAGCTGTGTATTGGTGCTTTTGCCCAAGGGCCAATCAATACATTGGCAACCCGCTGCCCAATGTGCCGTTGTTTATAGAAAAAGATACCCGCATTTGCCTCGGCACCGATAGCCTGGCCAGCAACCACAGCCTGAGCATACTGGCCGAAATGCAAACGCTGCAAGCGGCGTTTCCGCAGCTCCAACTGGCGCAACTGTTGCAATGGGCAACGTACAATGGTGCTGCTGCGCTGGGCATTCAGCAGCAGTACGGCCAGCTGAAACCCGGCATGAAACCCGGCTTGCTGTTGTTGGAAAATGTGGGTGCCAATGGCGACATCAGTCACAGCAGCATACAGCGTTTGTGCTGA
- a CDS encoding Pycsar system effector family protein, which translates to MELEALRQATAAHIQQLYQQQQTADLCYHHHGYLTQTVERIRLIAAANHTPYETMLIAELAAWFHALGFLQRQTEHPESFGAMLAKEWLHQQQVPEATTQQITQCILAAYDLPAQPTEAQLLLHDAIHFDYGSADWDIKSKLLQQEMEWLQHRSISSREWKMLQLGMLEKHQYHTPFAQQTLEPVKRFHLEQLHKSLGKKNLKKEEEQQQQPYANVSRGVETMFRLLIRTNFDLTGRADTKANILISINTIIVSVLFTTVAARIDEFPYLRIPVIVMTVCNLSTIVLALLATIPRRGRKPYWDMHNEPKTDLLYFGNYTRMTREEYHAEMFKMIANPEAVYTYMMDMNHDMGHALKKTYRYLNAAYYVFLFGFVVSVILFGVALLYFK; encoded by the coding sequence ATGGAGTTGGAAGCCCTGAGGCAGGCTACTGCGGCACACATTCAGCAGTTGTATCAACAGCAACAAACTGCAGATTTATGCTATCACCACCACGGGTACCTTACCCAAACGGTGGAGCGTATCCGCCTCATTGCGGCAGCCAATCATACACCGTACGAAACAATGTTGATAGCAGAGCTGGCGGCGTGGTTTCATGCCCTCGGTTTTTTGCAACGGCAAACAGAACACCCCGAATCGTTTGGGGCCATGCTGGCCAAAGAATGGTTGCACCAACAGCAAGTACCCGAAGCCACTACCCAACAAATAACGCAATGCATTCTGGCCGCTTACGATTTGCCCGCACAGCCAACTGAAGCTCAACTGTTGCTGCACGATGCTATTCACTTCGACTATGGCAGCGCCGATTGGGATATCAAAAGCAAACTGCTGCAGCAAGAAATGGAATGGTTGCAACACCGCAGCATCAGCAGCCGAGAGTGGAAAATGCTGCAGCTGGGCATGCTGGAAAAACATCAGTACCATACGCCTTTTGCACAGCAAACACTGGAGCCGGTCAAACGCTTTCACCTGGAGCAGTTGCACAAATCGCTGGGTAAAAAAAACCTGAAAAAAGAAGAAGAGCAACAACAACAGCCCTATGCCAATGTAAGCCGTGGGGTAGAAACCATGTTTCGCTTGCTCATTCGTACCAACTTCGATTTAACCGGCCGTGCCGATACCAAGGCCAACATTCTTATCTCCATCAACACCATCATTGTGTCGGTGCTGTTTACCACAGTGGCAGCCCGAATCGATGAGTTTCCGTATCTGCGCATTCCGGTGATAGTAATGACGGTGTGCAACCTCAGCACCATTGTGCTGGCATTGCTGGCTACCATTCCGCGGCGTGGCCGCAAACCTTATTGGGACATGCACAACGAACCCAAAACCGACCTCTTGTATTTTGGCAACTATACCCGCATGACCCGTGAAGAATACCACGCTGAAATGTTCAAGATGATTGCCAACCCCGAAGCAGTGTACACCTACATGATGGACATGAACCACGACATGGGCCATGCCCTCAAGAAAACTTACCGCTACCTCAATGCGGCGTATTATGTGTTTCTGTTTGGCTTTGTGGTATCAGTGATTCTGTTTGGTGTAGCGTTGTTGTATTTTAAGTAG
- a CDS encoding SDR family oxidoreductase: protein MIILITGASRGIGFAIAEQFAAASEPNLLVLVSKQAEPLANAADTLRSRYPAQTIVHYACNLADAQAVQALGDWLPAHVGIPDVLVNNAGYFLPGSIHNEPAGTLEEMLQVNLLSAYHLTRALLPGMMDRKSGHIFNMCSIASLQAYSNGGSYSISKFALLGFGQNLREEMKPFGIKVTNIMPGAVWTDSWAGSGVSPDRIMEANDIAKLVVTASQLSPQACLEDLVIRPQLGDL from the coding sequence ATGATTATCCTCATCACCGGTGCCAGCCGCGGCATTGGTTTCGCCATCGCCGAACAATTTGCTGCCGCCAGCGAACCGAACCTGCTGGTGCTTGTATCCAAACAAGCGGAGCCCTTGGCCAATGCGGCTGATACCTTGCGCAGCCGCTATCCTGCACAAACCATTGTACACTATGCCTGCAACCTGGCCGATGCACAAGCGGTGCAAGCCTTGGGCGATTGGTTGCCGGCACATGTAGGCATCCCCGATGTGTTGGTGAACAATGCGGGCTATTTTTTGCCCGGCAGTATTCACAACGAACCCGCCGGCACACTCGAAGAAATGTTGCAGGTAAATCTGCTATCAGCTTATCATCTTACCCGTGCTCTTTTGCCCGGTATGATGGACCGCAAAAGCGGCCACATTTTCAACATGTGTTCCATTGCTTCATTGCAGGCGTACAGCAATGGTGGCAGCTACAGCATCAGCAAGTTTGCCCTGCTGGGTTTTGGTCAAAACCTGCGGGAAGAAATGAAGCCTTTCGGTATTAAAGTCACCAACATTATGCCCGGCGCCGTATGGACGGATAGCTGGGCGGGCAGCGGTGTGTCGCCCGACCGCATTATGGAAGCCAACGATATTGCAAAGCTGGTGGTAACAGCGTCGCAACTGAGTCCGCAGGCTTGTTTAGAAGACCTGGTGATACGGCCGCAGCTCGGCGATTTGTAA
- a CDS encoding YjjG family noncanonical pyrimidine nucleotidase has protein sequence MKYQHLFFDLDHTLWDFEANSHDTLHEVYHHNRLHETLTPDFNAFFERYSYHNKRLWDRYHHGFIKQEELRWKRMWHALLEFKLGDEKLSKLMSQQYLEILPTKTKLFPYTIEIIEYLKGKGYQLHLITNGFEEVQLGKLRNSQIEHFFGEVITSERAMSLKPHKEIFDYALQQTGAATHNSIMIGDNLDADIKGAMDAGLDTIFVNHIHEKTDLQPTYIIHHLKELEDIL, from the coding sequence ATGAAATATCAGCACCTGTTTTTCGACCTCGATCATACCCTGTGGGATTTTGAAGCCAACAGCCACGACACGCTGCACGAAGTGTATCACCACAACCGCCTGCACGAAACACTCACCCCCGATTTCAATGCTTTTTTTGAACGCTACTCCTACCACAACAAACGCCTGTGGGATCGCTATCATCATGGCTTCATTAAGCAAGAAGAACTGCGTTGGAAACGCATGTGGCATGCCTTGTTGGAGTTTAAACTGGGCGATGAAAAACTCTCCAAACTCATGAGCCAGCAGTACCTGGAAATACTGCCTACCAAAACCAAACTCTTTCCGTACACCATCGAAATCATTGAGTATCTGAAAGGAAAAGGCTATCAGCTGCACCTCATCACCAACGGATTTGAAGAAGTGCAGTTGGGCAAATTGCGCAACAGCCAGATTGAACATTTTTTCGGCGAAGTGATTACGAGTGAAAGAGCCATGTCGCTAAAACCGCACAAAGAAATTTTTGACTATGCCCTGCAGCAAACCGGTGCTGCCACGCACAACAGCATTATGATTGGCGACAATCTCGATGCCGATATCAAAGGCGCCATGGATGCCGGATTGGATACCATTTTTGTCAACCACATTCATGAAAAAACCGACCTGCAACCCACCTATATCATTCATCATTTGAAAGAGTTGGAGGATATTTTATAA
- a CDS encoding DEAD/DEAH box helicase, which produces MKTFDQMGLIDPLLKALQHEGYTTPTPIQAQAIPHLLEGRDLLGCAQTGTGKTAAFSLPILQYLHQQPAKASHKKQIRALILTPTRELAIQIEESLRAYGRNLPLQHLVIFGGVGQQPQVNALQRGVDILVATPGRLLDLMQQGFVSLHQLEVFVLDEADRMLDMGFIHDVKRVITKLPEKRQSLFFSATMPPDIQALANTILTNPVKVEVTPASSTADTIEQFIYNVSKKDKPALLQHLLKQHAEIKSVLVFTRTKHGADRVVKDLMRAGETAAAIHGNKSQNARQLALQNFKKGVIRVLVATDIAARGIDIDDLGHVINFELPNIPESYVHRIGRTGRAGASGVAFSFCEAEERAYLKDIQKLIGKQIPVVQDHPFVGNANAVHVKAEQPRQQHQQRRQQQPARNQQQGQRQQQQRPPRPQQQQPAAAQQEKPVAAQQAPVQKPKQQHQRPQPRPAQQPMAGNGQAQQGHAQPPARKFKKPTGALTMPPKKEVVKDDFNSKHVAPVTPLFNDDDRW; this is translated from the coding sequence ATGAAAACATTTGACCAAATGGGTTTGATAGACCCACTATTGAAAGCCTTGCAACACGAAGGCTACACAACGCCCACACCCATTCAGGCACAAGCCATTCCGCACCTGCTCGAAGGCCGCGACTTGCTCGGTTGTGCCCAAACAGGTACCGGAAAAACAGCCGCTTTTTCGCTGCCCATTTTGCAATACCTGCATCAACAGCCGGCAAAGGCGTCGCACAAAAAGCAAATTCGTGCCCTCATATTAACACCTACCCGTGAGCTGGCCATTCAAATTGAAGAAAGCCTGCGGGCTTATGGCCGAAACCTGCCCCTGCAGCACCTCGTTATATTTGGTGGTGTGGGCCAGCAACCACAGGTAAATGCATTGCAGCGTGGTGTAGATATTCTTGTAGCTACACCGGGCCGCCTGCTCGATCTGATGCAGCAGGGTTTCGTGAGCCTGCACCAACTGGAAGTATTTGTGCTGGACGAAGCCGACCGTATGCTCGACATGGGTTTTATTCACGACGTAAAAAGAGTGATTACCAAACTGCCTGAAAAAAGACAGAGTTTGTTTTTCAGCGCTACCATGCCGCCCGATATTCAGGCACTGGCCAATACCATTTTGACCAACCCGGTAAAAGTGGAAGTAACGCCTGCCAGCTCAACGGCCGATACCATTGAGCAGTTCATTTACAACGTGAGCAAAAAAGACAAGCCTGCATTGCTGCAACACTTGCTAAAGCAACATGCTGAAATAAAAAGTGTGCTGGTTTTTACCCGCACCAAGCATGGCGCCGACCGGGTGGTAAAAGACCTGATGCGGGCCGGAGAAACAGCCGCCGCCATTCATGGCAACAAAAGCCAGAATGCCCGTCAGCTGGCCTTGCAAAATTTTAAGAAAGGCGTGATACGGGTGTTGGTAGCTACAGATATTGCTGCCCGTGGTATCGACATCGACGATCTCGGTCATGTCATCAACTTTGAATTACCAAACATTCCTGAAAGCTATGTACATCGCATTGGCCGTACCGGTCGTGCAGGTGCCAGTGGTGTGGCATTTTCTTTTTGCGAAGCAGAAGAAAGAGCTTACCTGAAAGACATTCAGAAACTCATTGGCAAGCAAATACCGGTGGTGCAAGATCATCCGTTTGTGGGCAATGCCAATGCGGTGCACGTAAAAGCAGAACAGCCACGTCAGCAGCATCAACAGCGCCGCCAACAACAGCCAGCACGTAACCAGCAACAAGGTCAAAGGCAACAACAGCAACGTCCGCCAAGACCGCAGCAACAGCAACCTGCTGCAGCCCAGCAGGAAAAACCTGTAGCTGCTCAGCAAGCACCCGTGCAAAAGCCGAAGCAGCAGCACCAGCGGCCGCAGCCACGCCCGGCACAGCAGCCAATGGCAGGCAACGGACAGGCACAGCAAGGCCATGCACAACCACCGGCCCGTAAGTTTAAAAAGCCAACTGGTGCTCTCACCATGCCGCCCAAAAAGGAAGTAGTGAAAGACGATTTCAACAGCAAGCATGTGGCACCTGTAACACCACTGTTTAACGACGATGATCGTTGGTAA
- a CDS encoding phosphatidylserine decarboxylase family protein yields the protein MTIHKEGFASIGIATLILGAINGLSVWFLSQQYPVLSLLIFIVTFGLWLFIISFFRLPSRQLTIDDKKIICPADGKVVVIEETVDEEYFKGKRLQVSIFMSPLNVHVNRNAVTGEVVYSKYHKGKYLAAWHPKSSTENERHSVVYQVGHNEILVKQIAGALARRIVNYLSEGMQVKQGDEMGFIKFGSRVDLLLPLNARVKVKMGEMVKGGVTVLAEW from the coding sequence ATGACCATTCATAAAGAAGGATTTGCCAGCATTGGCATTGCCACCCTCATTTTAGGCGCCATCAACGGTTTATCGGTGTGGTTTCTCAGCCAGCAATACCCCGTGTTGTCGCTCCTCATTTTCATTGTTACGTTTGGCTTGTGGCTTTTCATCATTTCTTTTTTCCGCCTGCCCAGCCGCCAGCTCACCATCGACGATAAAAAAATCATTTGCCCCGCCGATGGCAAAGTAGTGGTGATAGAAGAAACCGTGGATGAAGAATACTTCAAAGGCAAACGCTTGCAGGTAAGCATCTTCATGAGCCCGTTGAATGTGCATGTAAACCGCAATGCCGTAACCGGCGAAGTGGTGTACAGCAAATACCACAAAGGCAAATACCTGGCGGCCTGGCATCCCAAATCGAGCACCGAAAACGAACGCCACAGTGTGGTGTACCAGGTTGGTCACAACGAAATTTTGGTGAAACAAATAGCCGGTGCACTGGCCCGCCGCATTGTCAATTACCTGAGCGAAGGCATGCAGGTAAAGCAAGGCGATGAAATGGGCTTCATCAAATTTGGCAGCCGTGTAGACTTACTGCTGCCATTGAATGCACGGGTAAAAGTAAAAATGGGTGAAATGGTAAAAGGCGGTGTAACCGTGCTGGCCGAATGGTAA
- a CDS encoding DUF5615 family PIN-like protein produces MTNSIAIVTDECVDYAITTTLRNAGFEVYAISEQNPAIKDKDVLAIAFAQQALLITEDKDFGELVIRLQLPNNGILLVKMMEAHSQIKAALVLQILQQYNTTLLKAFSVLDANKFRTRSTT; encoded by the coding sequence ATGACTAACAGCATTGCCATTGTTACCGATGAATGCGTGGATTACGCCATTACCACAACGCTCAGAAACGCTGGTTTTGAGGTATATGCCATCAGCGAACAAAACCCCGCTATCAAAGACAAAGATGTTTTAGCCATTGCATTTGCACAGCAAGCTTTGCTCATTACCGAGGATAAGGATTTTGGAGAATTGGTGATTCGTTTGCAGCTTCCCAACAATGGCATTTTATTGGTGAAAATGATGGAAGCACACTCACAAATAAAAGCAGCGCTGGTGCTCCAAATTCTTCAACAATACAATACGACCTTGCTGAAGGCCTTTTCTGTATTGGATGCAAACAAGTTCAGAACAAGAAGCACCACGTAA
- a CDS encoding DUF433 domain-containing protein, which produces MDWNTYIEHNPEIMFGKPVIKGTRIPVALILEKLGHGISEEELLKAYPRLSVEAIRAALLYAADNATHEKVMVF; this is translated from the coding sequence ATGGACTGGAACACATACATTGAACATAATCCGGAAATCATGTTTGGTAAACCAGTGATTAAAGGAACCCGGATTCCTGTTGCCCTCATCTTGGAAAAACTAGGTCATGGCATTTCAGAAGAAGAATTATTGAAAGCCTACCCAAGGCTTTCCGTTGAAGCTATAAGAGCTGCACTACTGTATGCAGCAGACAATGCTACGCATGAAAAAGTAATGGTTTTTTGA
- a CDS encoding phosphatidate cytidylyltransferase — MALNKEVFRTRALSAIVFVIIMLGGLLWNHWSFLLLFSIIHVGCWWEYFNLQEKIQQTTYSFLSRVGMILVGYSVVLLQCGDAFQINGYHLSGSSIGVTIIAGQVLFLYGLFTDRNNKSTGTIVSAFLGVFYISLSIGFMLSLRQQNMNSLFGDFGWLYPMLLIASIWINDTMAYIVGSMIGKTPLSKISPKKTWEGTIGGALLAVVVVTLVAVWWLKADWKITAAIAATAAVTGTLGDLFESYLKRRAGVKDSGNMMPGHGGFLDRFDSLLIATPFVWLVVKIFE; from the coding sequence ATGGCTCTCAATAAAGAAGTTTTCAGAACCCGGGCACTCAGCGCTATTGTGTTTGTCATCATCATGCTTGGCGGTTTGCTTTGGAACCACTGGAGTTTTCTCTTGCTCTTCAGCATCATTCATGTAGGGTGCTGGTGGGAGTATTTCAATCTGCAGGAAAAAATTCAGCAGACTACTTATAGTTTTTTAAGCCGTGTGGGTATGATATTGGTGGGCTACAGTGTAGTACTGTTGCAATGTGGTGATGCGTTTCAAATCAACGGGTACCATCTTTCGGGTAGCAGCATTGGTGTCACCATCATAGCAGGGCAAGTACTGTTTCTGTATGGATTGTTTACCGATCGAAATAACAAATCTACCGGTACCATTGTATCCGCTTTTTTGGGTGTGTTTTACATCAGCCTCAGCATTGGTTTCATGTTGTCTTTGCGGCAGCAAAACATGAACAGCTTGTTTGGCGATTTCGGTTGGCTCTACCCTATGCTACTCATTGCTTCCATCTGGATCAATGATACCATGGCCTACATTGTTGGTTCGATGATTGGCAAAACACCACTCAGTAAAATTTCGCCGAAGAAAACCTGGGAAGGCACTATTGGCGGGGCGTTGCTGGCAGTAGTGGTGGTTACATTGGTAGCAGTATGGTGGTTAAAAGCCGATTGGAAAATAACAGCTGCCATTGCCGCCACCGCTGCGGTAACGGGCACGTTGGGCGATTTGTTTGAAAGCTACCTGAAGCGCCGTGCCGGTGTAAAAGACAGCGGTAACATGATGCCCGGTCATGGTGGCTTTCTCGACCGCTTCGACAGCCTGCTGATAGCGACGCCTTTTGTGTGGTTGGTGGTGAAAATATTTGAGTAA
- a CDS encoding putative signal transducing protein: MNWVLLYKTAIYTEAAILKGKLEDNNIPVQILNKQDSMYVLTLPGMHEIYVPGQLKELALGVLQEVLNN; this comes from the coding sequence ATGAACTGGGTACTACTGTACAAAACTGCCATTTATACCGAAGCGGCCATTTTAAAAGGCAAGCTGGAAGACAACAATATTCCGGTGCAGATTCTCAACAAACAAGACAGCATGTATGTGCTTACCCTGCCGGGTATGCACGAAATATATGTGCCGGGCCAGCTAAAAGAACTGGCACTCGGCGTGTTGCAGGAAGTGCTCAATAATTAA